One Kryptolebias marmoratus isolate JLee-2015 linkage group LG21, ASM164957v2, whole genome shotgun sequence DNA segment encodes these proteins:
- the pxdc1b gene encoding PX domain-containing protein 1: MASAVFEGTSLVNMFVRDCWVNGTRRLIISQRGEEEEFFEIRTEWSDRNILYLHRSYSDLGRLLKKLLESFPEDRRDLSKSPMIEGLVKIKEAHDTEEKLNEVERLLKNAINMPCKYSRSEVMLTFFERSPLDQVLRNDKVHRIQPCFQSPIKISEIMRSNGFCLANTETIVFDHSIPEEKERPSSTESVEHTYEDEAEFLPMEAEVCDEDTEAYVTNLSYYHLVPFETDILE, translated from the exons ATGGCATCAGCTGTGTTTGAAGGGACGTCTCTGGTCAACATGTTCGTCCGGGACTGCTGGGTCAACGGGACCCGGAGGCTCATCATCAGCCAGCgcggggaggaagaggagttctTCGAGATCAGGACCGAGTGGTCCGACAGGAACATCCTATACTTGCACCGGAGTTACTCCGATCTGGGGCGGCTCTTGAAAAAACTGCTGGAGTCCTTCCCGGAGGACAGGAGAGACCTCTCCAAATCTCCCATGATAGAAG GACTGGTAAAAATCAAAGAGGCACATGACACTGAGGAGAAGCTAAACGAGGTGGAAAGACTACTAAAAAATGCCATCAACATGCCGTGCAAG TATTCCAGGTCAGAGGTGATGTTGACTTTCTTTGAGCGCTCGCCGCTGGACCAAGTGTTAAGGAATGACAAAGTCCACCGAATCCAGCCATGCTTTCAGAGCCCAATCAAGATATCGG AAATCATGCGGTCGAATGGATTCTGTCTGGCCAATACAGAAACCATTGTGTTTGATCACAGTATCccagaagagaaagagaggcCTTCATCTACGGAGTCTGTAGAACATAC GTATGAGGATGAAGCAGAGTTTTTGCCAATGGAAGCAGAAGTATGTGATGAGGACACAGAGGCTTACGTCACCAACTTGTCCTACTACCACCTGGTCCCGTTTGAAACTGACATTCTGGAATGA
- the prpf4bb gene encoding pre-mRNA processing factor 4Bb isoform X1, with protein MADVEIDIMSRRMNNGNEHVKEDLESHERSGNEDSGDLSEEEEEEEAGNIDDKVDDKSKHHSSSGGKHKRKKHKHRSKHKKHKHASDEDKDRKRKHRHKHRKHKRKEGSPPSAAVLFGSSSQRKVESSPSSGNPSLDDRAVLEDLEKQRAMIKAELDSQLMEGKVQSGMGLILQGYNSGSEEDGDARFRNGEQHPRGSSGKPVSPRGGKNRKSRRDSTTEVSKSGSKRRSRSKSADKPAKETKQDKGTKSSKDTGVKDRGRVRSRSKDKKSSGSADQSKERRKSNSPSNFRAEQKVSRVDRRPSPQRDDRPNQDRPSRRSRSPVRERPSRSDADRDKRPAKSPSKDTSLGKENRSPHRRVPHSPIRKRSSSPRHRDAHHTAGSASDRTSKLSHSPSRTKSSPRRPRSRSADPRRRDADRQDSPLRKRSRPDAGPARDRSREKSPRSSSRRRVSRSPFRRRSLSPRRRSRSSPRRRSRSPLGHRSGERDRYGRLRQYRRSTSRDRERRRRRSRDEDKFKGSLSEGMKVDQESSEGEMLEDFEGEEVDEEALIEQRRQQRMAIVQKYKVLNEDTSLVSEPNSPQSSTRSRSPSPDDILERVAADVKEYERENVNTFEASIKAKHNLIAQEKDGANPKKPSAPDMFTESDDMFAAHFDSARMRAAGLGKDFKENPNLRDNWTDAEGYYRVNIGETLDKRYDVYGYTGQGVFSNVIRARDTARAGQEVAVKIIRNNELMQKTGLKELEFLRKLNDADPDDKFHCLRLFRHFYHKQHLCLVFEPLSMNLREVLKKYGKDVGLHIKAVRSYSQQLFLALKLLKRCNILHADIKPDNILVNESKTILKLCDFGSASHVADNDITPYLVSRFYRAPEIIIGKPYDYGIDMWSVGCTLYELYTGRILLPGSSNNHMLKLAMDLKGKMPNKMIRKGLFKDQHFDQNLNFLYIEVDKVTEREKVTVMSTINPTKDLLAELIGGQRLPEDQRKKVMQLKDLLEGTLMLDPAKRISINQALQHPFIQEKI; from the exons ATGGCAGACGTGGAGATAGACATCATGTCCAGAAGAATGAATAATGGCAACGAACACGT AAAGGAAGATCTGGAAAGCCACGAAAGAAGTGGAAATGAGGACAGCGGGGACTtgtcagaggaagaggaagag GAGGAAGCTGGAAATATCGATGATAAGGTGGATGACAAATCCAAACATCACAGCAGCAGTGGCGGCaaacacaagaggaaaaaacacaagcatcgcagcaagcacaaaaaacacaaacatgcatccGACGAAGACAAGGACCGCAAACGCAAGCATCGAcataaacacaggaaacacaagcGCAAAGAGGGTTCCCCCCCTTCTGCTGCCGTGCTCTTTGGCTCCTCCAGCCAGAGGAAGGTGGAATCGTCCCCCTCGTCTGGAAATCCGAGTCTCGATGACAGGGCTGTTTTGGAGGATCTGGAGAAACAGAGGGCCATGATCAAAGCTGAACTGGACAGCCAGCTGATGGAGGGCAAGGTTCAGTCTGGCATGGGTTTAATCCTTCAGGGCTATAACTCTGGATCTGAAGAGGATGGAGATGCAAGGTTCAGAAATGGAGAACAGCATCCAAGAGGCAGCTCAGGTAAACCCGTATCTCccagaggggggaaaaatagGAAGTCTAGACGGGACTCGACAACAGAGGTCAGTAAATCCGGCTCCAAGCGTCGTAGTCGGAGTAAGTCTGCAGATAAACCTGCCAAGGAGACAAAGCAGGACAAGGGGACCAAAAGCAGTAAAGATACAGGTGTTAAAGACAGAGGTCGCGTCAGGAGCagatcaaaagacaaaaagagttcAGGCAGTGCTGATCAGTCCAAGGAGAGAAGGAAGTCTAATTCTCCCTCCAACTTtagagctgagcagaaagtCAGTCGTGTCGATAGACGTCCCTCTCCACAGCGAGATGACAGACCAAACCAAGACAGACCGAGTCGACGGTCCAGATCGCCCGTGCGAGAACGCCCAAGTCGCTCAGATGCTGATCGGGACAAACGGCCAGCCAAGTCTCCGTCTAAGGACACGTCGTTGGGAAAAGAAAACCGCTCCCCCCACAGACGAGTGCCTCACAGCCCCATAAGGAAACGCAGTTCTTCTCCTCGTCACAGAGATGCCCACCACACAGCTGGTAGTGCCTCGGACAGGACATCAAAACTGAGCCACTCTCCATCTAGGACAAAGTCCTCCCCAAGGAGACCCCGCAGCCGCTCAGCAGACCCCAGGAGGAGGGATGCAGACAGGCAGGACTCTCCGCTCAG GAAGCGATCTCGGCCAGATGCTGGACCAGCCAGAGACAGATCACGAGAGAAGAGTCCCAGATCATCCTCTCGTCGCAGAGTGAGTCGCTCACCTTTCAGGAGGAGATCCCTGTCACCACGGCGACGCTCTCGGTCTTCACCCCGCAGACGAAGCAGGTCTCCACTCGGACACAG GTCTGGGGAGAGAGACAGGTATGGTAGGCTCCGCCAGTATCGTCGCTCAACGTCTCGTGATCgggagaggaggaggcggcGCAGCAGAGACGAAGACAAGTTTAAAGGGAGTCTTTCAGAGGGGATGAAAGTTGACCAGGAATCCTCAGAGGGAGAAAT GTTGGAGGACTTTGAAGGGGAGGAGGTCGATGAAGAAGCCCTCATTGAACAGCGGCGACAGCAGCGCATGGCGATCGTCCAG aaatacaaagtgttgAATGAAGACACCAGCTTGGTGTCTGAGCCCAACAGTCCTCAGAGCAGCACACGTAGCCGGTCACCCTCGCCCGACGACATACTGGAGCGAGTAGCTGCAGATGTGAAGGAGTATGAACGCGAGAACGTCAACACCTTCGAGGCCAGCATCAAAGCCAAGCACAACCTCATCGCCCAGGAGAAAGACG gagCCAACCCAAAGAAGCCTTCAGCCCCCGACATGTTTACAGAGTCAGACGACatgtttgctgctcattttgaC AGCGCCAGGATGAGAGCAGCTGGACTCGGAAAGGACTTCAAGGAGAACCCCAACCTCAGGGACAACTGGACGGATGCTGAGGGGTACTACA gGGTGAACATTGGCGAGACATTAGACAAGCGCTATGACGTATACGGCTACACGGGTCAGGGAGTGTTCAGCAACGTGATCAGAGCCAGGGACACTGCCAGGGCTGGCCAGGAGGTGGCAGTCAAGATCATCAGAAACAACGAGCTTAT GCAGAAGACGGGTTTGAAAGAGTTAGAATTCCTCAGGAAGCTGAATGATGCTGATCCCGATGACAAGTTCCACTGCCTTCGCCTCTTCCGACACTTCTACCACAAGCAGCAtctttgtcttgtgtttgaGCCTCTAAG TATGAATTTACGAGAGGTGCTGAAGAAATACGGCAAAGATGTTGGGCTCCATATCAAAGCTGTGCGATCCTACAGCCAACAGCTCTTCTTGGCTCTGAAGCTGCTCAAGCGTTGCAACATCCTCCATGCTGACATCAAGCCAGACAACATCTTG gtaaacgAGTCAAAAACCATTCTGAAGCTTTGTGACTTTGGTTCTGCGTCACATGTCGCTGACAACGACATCACACCGTATCTCGTCAGCAGATTTTACAGAGCTCCGGAAATTA TCATAGGGAAGCCGTATGACTACGGCATTGACATGTGGTCTGTCGGCTGCACTTTGTACGAGCTGTACACCGGCAGAATCCTGCTTCCTGGATCTTCCAACAATCACATGCTCAAGCTGGCGATGGACCTGAAGGGCAAGATGCCCAACAAG atgaTCCGGAAAGGATTGTTCAAAGACCAGCACTTTGATCAGAACTTGAACTTTCTGTACATTGAAGTAGACAAAGTGACCGAAAGG GAAAAGGTGACAGTGATGAGCACCATCAACCCTACCAAAGACCTGCTGGCGGAATTAATAGGAGGCCAGCGGCTACCTGAGGACCAGAGGAAGAAGGTGATGCAGCTGAAGGACCTGTTGGAGGGCACACTGATGCTGGACCCAGCTAAACGCATCAGCATAAACCAGGCTCTACAGCACCCCTTTATCCAGGAGAAGATCTGA
- the prpf4bb gene encoding pre-mRNA processing factor 4Bb isoform X2 — translation MVEEAGNIDDKVDDKSKHHSSSGGKHKRKKHKHRSKHKKHKHASDEDKDRKRKHRHKHRKHKRKEGSPPSAAVLFGSSSQRKVESSPSSGNPSLDDRAVLEDLEKQRAMIKAELDSQLMEGKVQSGMGLILQGYNSGSEEDGDARFRNGEQHPRGSSGKPVSPRGGKNRKSRRDSTTEVSKSGSKRRSRSKSADKPAKETKQDKGTKSSKDTGVKDRGRVRSRSKDKKSSGSADQSKERRKSNSPSNFRAEQKVSRVDRRPSPQRDDRPNQDRPSRRSRSPVRERPSRSDADRDKRPAKSPSKDTSLGKENRSPHRRVPHSPIRKRSSSPRHRDAHHTAGSASDRTSKLSHSPSRTKSSPRRPRSRSADPRRRDADRQDSPLRKRSRPDAGPARDRSREKSPRSSSRRRVSRSPFRRRSLSPRRRSRSSPRRRSRSPLGHRSGERDRYGRLRQYRRSTSRDRERRRRRSRDEDKFKGSLSEGMKVDQESSEGEMLEDFEGEEVDEEALIEQRRQQRMAIVQKYKVLNEDTSLVSEPNSPQSSTRSRSPSPDDILERVAADVKEYERENVNTFEASIKAKHNLIAQEKDGANPKKPSAPDMFTESDDMFAAHFDSARMRAAGLGKDFKENPNLRDNWTDAEGYYRVNIGETLDKRYDVYGYTGQGVFSNVIRARDTARAGQEVAVKIIRNNELMQKTGLKELEFLRKLNDADPDDKFHCLRLFRHFYHKQHLCLVFEPLSMNLREVLKKYGKDVGLHIKAVRSYSQQLFLALKLLKRCNILHADIKPDNILVNESKTILKLCDFGSASHVADNDITPYLVSRFYRAPEIIIGKPYDYGIDMWSVGCTLYELYTGRILLPGSSNNHMLKLAMDLKGKMPNKMIRKGLFKDQHFDQNLNFLYIEVDKVTEREKVTVMSTINPTKDLLAELIGGQRLPEDQRKKVMQLKDLLEGTLMLDPAKRISINQALQHPFIQEKI, via the exons ATGGTG GAGGAAGCTGGAAATATCGATGATAAGGTGGATGACAAATCCAAACATCACAGCAGCAGTGGCGGCaaacacaagaggaaaaaacacaagcatcgcagcaagcacaaaaaacacaaacatgcatccGACGAAGACAAGGACCGCAAACGCAAGCATCGAcataaacacaggaaacacaagcGCAAAGAGGGTTCCCCCCCTTCTGCTGCCGTGCTCTTTGGCTCCTCCAGCCAGAGGAAGGTGGAATCGTCCCCCTCGTCTGGAAATCCGAGTCTCGATGACAGGGCTGTTTTGGAGGATCTGGAGAAACAGAGGGCCATGATCAAAGCTGAACTGGACAGCCAGCTGATGGAGGGCAAGGTTCAGTCTGGCATGGGTTTAATCCTTCAGGGCTATAACTCTGGATCTGAAGAGGATGGAGATGCAAGGTTCAGAAATGGAGAACAGCATCCAAGAGGCAGCTCAGGTAAACCCGTATCTCccagaggggggaaaaatagGAAGTCTAGACGGGACTCGACAACAGAGGTCAGTAAATCCGGCTCCAAGCGTCGTAGTCGGAGTAAGTCTGCAGATAAACCTGCCAAGGAGACAAAGCAGGACAAGGGGACCAAAAGCAGTAAAGATACAGGTGTTAAAGACAGAGGTCGCGTCAGGAGCagatcaaaagacaaaaagagttcAGGCAGTGCTGATCAGTCCAAGGAGAGAAGGAAGTCTAATTCTCCCTCCAACTTtagagctgagcagaaagtCAGTCGTGTCGATAGACGTCCCTCTCCACAGCGAGATGACAGACCAAACCAAGACAGACCGAGTCGACGGTCCAGATCGCCCGTGCGAGAACGCCCAAGTCGCTCAGATGCTGATCGGGACAAACGGCCAGCCAAGTCTCCGTCTAAGGACACGTCGTTGGGAAAAGAAAACCGCTCCCCCCACAGACGAGTGCCTCACAGCCCCATAAGGAAACGCAGTTCTTCTCCTCGTCACAGAGATGCCCACCACACAGCTGGTAGTGCCTCGGACAGGACATCAAAACTGAGCCACTCTCCATCTAGGACAAAGTCCTCCCCAAGGAGACCCCGCAGCCGCTCAGCAGACCCCAGGAGGAGGGATGCAGACAGGCAGGACTCTCCGCTCAG GAAGCGATCTCGGCCAGATGCTGGACCAGCCAGAGACAGATCACGAGAGAAGAGTCCCAGATCATCCTCTCGTCGCAGAGTGAGTCGCTCACCTTTCAGGAGGAGATCCCTGTCACCACGGCGACGCTCTCGGTCTTCACCCCGCAGACGAAGCAGGTCTCCACTCGGACACAG GTCTGGGGAGAGAGACAGGTATGGTAGGCTCCGCCAGTATCGTCGCTCAACGTCTCGTGATCgggagaggaggaggcggcGCAGCAGAGACGAAGACAAGTTTAAAGGGAGTCTTTCAGAGGGGATGAAAGTTGACCAGGAATCCTCAGAGGGAGAAAT GTTGGAGGACTTTGAAGGGGAGGAGGTCGATGAAGAAGCCCTCATTGAACAGCGGCGACAGCAGCGCATGGCGATCGTCCAG aaatacaaagtgttgAATGAAGACACCAGCTTGGTGTCTGAGCCCAACAGTCCTCAGAGCAGCACACGTAGCCGGTCACCCTCGCCCGACGACATACTGGAGCGAGTAGCTGCAGATGTGAAGGAGTATGAACGCGAGAACGTCAACACCTTCGAGGCCAGCATCAAAGCCAAGCACAACCTCATCGCCCAGGAGAAAGACG gagCCAACCCAAAGAAGCCTTCAGCCCCCGACATGTTTACAGAGTCAGACGACatgtttgctgctcattttgaC AGCGCCAGGATGAGAGCAGCTGGACTCGGAAAGGACTTCAAGGAGAACCCCAACCTCAGGGACAACTGGACGGATGCTGAGGGGTACTACA gGGTGAACATTGGCGAGACATTAGACAAGCGCTATGACGTATACGGCTACACGGGTCAGGGAGTGTTCAGCAACGTGATCAGAGCCAGGGACACTGCCAGGGCTGGCCAGGAGGTGGCAGTCAAGATCATCAGAAACAACGAGCTTAT GCAGAAGACGGGTTTGAAAGAGTTAGAATTCCTCAGGAAGCTGAATGATGCTGATCCCGATGACAAGTTCCACTGCCTTCGCCTCTTCCGACACTTCTACCACAAGCAGCAtctttgtcttgtgtttgaGCCTCTAAG TATGAATTTACGAGAGGTGCTGAAGAAATACGGCAAAGATGTTGGGCTCCATATCAAAGCTGTGCGATCCTACAGCCAACAGCTCTTCTTGGCTCTGAAGCTGCTCAAGCGTTGCAACATCCTCCATGCTGACATCAAGCCAGACAACATCTTG gtaaacgAGTCAAAAACCATTCTGAAGCTTTGTGACTTTGGTTCTGCGTCACATGTCGCTGACAACGACATCACACCGTATCTCGTCAGCAGATTTTACAGAGCTCCGGAAATTA TCATAGGGAAGCCGTATGACTACGGCATTGACATGTGGTCTGTCGGCTGCACTTTGTACGAGCTGTACACCGGCAGAATCCTGCTTCCTGGATCTTCCAACAATCACATGCTCAAGCTGGCGATGGACCTGAAGGGCAAGATGCCCAACAAG atgaTCCGGAAAGGATTGTTCAAAGACCAGCACTTTGATCAGAACTTGAACTTTCTGTACATTGAAGTAGACAAAGTGACCGAAAGG GAAAAGGTGACAGTGATGAGCACCATCAACCCTACCAAAGACCTGCTGGCGGAATTAATAGGAGGCCAGCGGCTACCTGAGGACCAGAGGAAGAAGGTGATGCAGCTGAAGGACCTGTTGGAGGGCACACTGATGCTGGACCCAGCTAAACGCATCAGCATAAACCAGGCTCTACAGCACCCCTTTATCCAGGAGAAGATCTGA